One Citricoccus sp. K5 DNA window includes the following coding sequences:
- the groL gene encoding chaperonin GroEL (60 kDa chaperone family; promotes refolding of misfolded polypeptides especially under stressful conditions; forms two stacked rings of heptamers to form a barrel-shaped 14mer; ends can be capped by GroES; misfolded proteins enter the barrel where they are refolded when GroES binds), which translates to MAKTIAFDEEARRGLERGLNTLADAVKVTLGPRGRNVVLEKKWGAPTITNDGVSIAKEIELDDPYEKIGAELVKEVAKKTDDVAGDGTTTATVLAQALVKEGLRNVAAGADPLSLKRGIEKAVAAVIEELVASAKPIETKEQIAATASISAADTQIGSLIAEALDKVGKEGVVTVEESQTFGLELELTEGMRFDKGYLSGYFVTDAERQETVLEDPYILIVNSKISTVKDMVALLEKIMQSGKSLLIIAEDVEGEALATLVVNKLKGTFKSVAVKAPGFGDRRKAMLADIAILTGGQVISEEVGLTLENAGIETLGTARKVVITKDETTIVEGAGDAEQIAGRVAQIRAEMENTDSDYDREKLQERLAKLAGGVAVIKAGAATEVELKERKHRIEDAVRNAKAAVEEGIVAGGGVALTQAGAKAFGKLSLEGDEATGANIVKVAIEAPMKQIAFNAGLEPGVVAAKVRSLPDGHGLNAATGEYEDLLAAGVNDPVKVTRSALQNAASIAGLFLTTEAVVADKPEPAAAMPGGDDMGGMGGMGGMM; encoded by the coding sequence ATGGCCAAGACCATTGCATTCGACGAAGAGGCGCGCCGCGGCCTGGAACGGGGTCTGAACACCCTGGCCGACGCGGTCAAGGTCACCCTCGGCCCCCGCGGCCGCAACGTGGTGCTGGAGAAGAAGTGGGGCGCCCCCACGATCACCAATGACGGTGTCTCCATCGCCAAGGAGATCGAGCTCGACGATCCGTACGAGAAGATCGGTGCCGAGCTCGTCAAGGAAGTTGCCAAGAAGACTGACGACGTCGCCGGTGATGGCACCACCACCGCCACCGTGCTGGCCCAGGCCCTCGTCAAGGAAGGCCTGCGCAACGTCGCGGCCGGAGCTGACCCGCTCTCCCTGAAGCGCGGCATCGAGAAGGCCGTGGCCGCCGTCATCGAGGAGCTCGTGGCCTCCGCGAAGCCGATCGAGACCAAGGAGCAGATCGCCGCCACCGCGTCCATCTCCGCCGCTGACACCCAGATCGGCTCGCTCATCGCCGAGGCGCTGGACAAGGTCGGCAAGGAAGGCGTCGTCACCGTCGAGGAGTCCCAGACCTTCGGCCTGGAGCTCGAGCTGACCGAGGGCATGCGCTTCGACAAGGGCTACCTCTCCGGCTACTTCGTCACTGACGCCGAGCGCCAAGAGACGGTGCTGGAGGATCCCTACATCCTCATCGTCAACTCCAAGATCTCCACCGTGAAGGACATGGTCGCCCTTCTCGAGAAGATCATGCAGTCCGGCAAGTCCCTGCTGATCATCGCCGAGGACGTCGAGGGCGAAGCCCTGGCTACCCTCGTGGTCAACAAGCTCAAGGGCACCTTCAAGTCCGTGGCCGTCAAGGCTCCGGGCTTCGGTGACCGCCGCAAGGCCATGCTGGCTGACATCGCCATCCTCACCGGTGGCCAGGTCATCTCCGAAGAGGTCGGCCTGACCCTGGAGAACGCCGGCATCGAGACCCTGGGCACCGCCCGCAAGGTCGTCATCACCAAGGACGAGACCACCATCGTCGAGGGTGCCGGCGATGCCGAGCAGATCGCCGGCCGAGTGGCCCAGATCCGCGCCGAGATGGAGAACACCGACTCGGACTACGATCGCGAGAAGCTGCAGGAGCGCCTGGCCAAGCTGGCCGGCGGCGTGGCCGTCATCAAGGCCGGTGCCGCCACCGAGGTTGAGCTCAAGGAGCGCAAGCACCGCATCGAGGACGCCGTGCGCAACGCCAAGGCAGCGGTGGAGGAGGGCATCGTCGCCGGCGGCGGCGTGGCCCTGACCCAGGCCGGTGCCAAGGCCTTCGGCAAGCTCTCCCTGGAGGGTGACGAGGCCACCGGTGCCAACATCGTCAAGGTCGCGATCGAGGCCCCGATGAAGCAGATCGCCTTCAACGCCGGCCTGGAGCCGGGCGTCGTGGCTGCCAAGGTCCGCTCCCTGCCGGACGGTCATGGCCTCAACGCCGCCACCGGCGAGTACGAGGACCTGCTGGCCGCCGGCGTCAACGATCCGGTCAAGGTGACCCGCTCTGCCCTGCAGAACGCCGCCTCGATCGCCGGTCTGTTCCTCACCACCGAGGCCGTCGTGGCCGACAAGCCCGAGCCGGCTGCGGCCATGCCGGGCGGCGACGACATGGGCGGTATGGGTGGCATGGGCGGCATGATGTGA
- a CDS encoding HAMP domain-containing sensor histidine kinase, producing MPATVNRAGRFRPFHELARLWKTSSLRTQLVVMTTGLMLLAVIVTAALTASLFRQELVRQIDDDLHANRNNVSVYLTSLGTDTGYFSSPQSILRFYGELQDNAGNTTTNSSFTGANEDRPVVPSLTADEVLERNNEAFDVPGTTETSRGWRVTMYRLASGEGSLAIALPLEPVHDSVDRVTSLVVTIGLLATAGASVIAYAVTTRAFKPLLRVERTAAQIAAGDLSRRVEMGAPDTEVGRLSRSLNAMLAHIETAFRSKEQSEERMRRFIQDASHELRTPLVTIRGFSELYRHGGISDPDDVGAAMGRIEGEAKRMGQLVEDLLTLARLDEQRPLEHRPVDLMLLAHDAVLDARVNAPDREISLEGLDGGRAGSAPTLGDEGKIRQVVTNLVTNALRYSPAGTPLEIAVGTVDVLPGSVHADGRQVHGSRDSVIEIRDHGPGIDEQDASRVFERFYRADSSRQRETGGTGLGLAIVAAIVAQHDGTVRLEQTPGGGATMSVRMPWVDPAADEDDLPQDGEAPDGETESETPGVPEDTSTGPLAIPPRPPQPPGSGPPSTSG from the coding sequence ATGCCTGCAACCGTGAACCGCGCCGGGCGCTTCCGGCCGTTCCACGAGCTCGCCCGGCTCTGGAAGACCTCCTCCCTGCGGACGCAACTGGTGGTCATGACCACCGGCCTGATGCTCCTGGCCGTGATCGTCACCGCCGCCCTGACCGCCTCCCTGTTCCGGCAGGAGCTCGTCCGCCAGATCGACGACGACCTCCATGCCAACCGCAACAACGTCTCGGTCTACCTGACGAGCCTGGGGACGGACACGGGGTACTTCTCCTCGCCGCAGTCCATCCTGCGCTTCTACGGTGAGCTGCAGGACAACGCGGGCAACACCACCACCAACTCCTCCTTCACCGGGGCCAACGAGGACCGCCCGGTGGTCCCCTCGCTGACCGCCGACGAGGTTCTGGAACGCAACAACGAGGCCTTCGACGTCCCCGGGACCACGGAGACCTCCCGCGGCTGGCGGGTGACGATGTACCGGCTGGCCTCCGGTGAGGGCTCGCTGGCCATCGCCCTGCCGCTGGAGCCCGTCCACGACTCCGTGGACCGGGTGACCTCCCTCGTGGTCACCATCGGCCTGCTGGCCACCGCCGGCGCCTCCGTCATCGCCTACGCCGTGACCACGCGCGCCTTCAAGCCCCTGCTGCGGGTGGAGCGGACCGCCGCCCAGATCGCTGCCGGGGACCTGTCCCGCCGTGTGGAGATGGGTGCCCCGGACACCGAGGTCGGCCGCCTGTCCCGCTCCCTCAACGCCATGCTCGCCCACATCGAGACGGCCTTCCGGTCCAAGGAGCAGTCCGAGGAGCGCATGCGCCGTTTCATCCAGGATGCCTCGCATGAGTTGCGCACCCCGCTGGTGACGATCCGTGGATTCTCCGAGCTGTACCGCCACGGCGGGATCAGCGACCCGGACGACGTCGGTGCGGCCATGGGGCGGATCGAGGGCGAGGCCAAGCGCATGGGCCAGCTGGTGGAGGACCTCCTCACCCTCGCCCGCCTGGACGAGCAGCGCCCGCTCGAGCACCGGCCGGTGGACCTCATGCTCCTGGCCCACGACGCCGTCCTGGACGCCCGTGTGAACGCCCCGGACCGCGAGATCAGCCTTGAGGGGCTCGACGGCGGCCGCGCCGGTTCCGCACCCACGCTCGGCGACGAGGGCAAGATCCGCCAGGTGGTCACCAACCTGGTCACCAACGCGCTGCGGTACTCCCCGGCGGGGACTCCGCTGGAGATCGCCGTGGGCACCGTGGACGTGCTCCCCGGATCCGTCCACGCCGACGGCCGGCAGGTGCACGGATCCCGCGATTCCGTGATCGAGATCCGGGACCACGGACCAGGCATCGACGAGCAGGATGCCTCCCGCGTCTTCGAACGCTTCTACCGGGCCGACTCCTCCCGGCAGCGCGAGACGGGCGGCACCGGTCTGGGGCTGGCCATCGTGGCGGCCATCGTGGCTCAGCACGACGGCACCGTCCGGTTGGAGCAGACCCCCGGCGGTGGGGCCACCATGTCGGTGCGGATGCCCTGGGTTGACCCCGCGGCGGACGAGGATGATCTGCCTCAGGATGGAGAGGCCCCCGATGGCGAGACGGAGTCCGAAACCCCGGGCGTCCCAGAGGACACCTCGACCGGTCCCCTGGCCATTCCGCCGCGTCCTCCACAGCCGCCAGGTTCCGGCCCGCCCTCCACATCCGGGTAG
- a CDS encoding DUF4031 domain-containing protein yields MTVLIDPARWPAHGTVFSHLVSDRSLEELHAFASAAGISRRAFDGDHYDVPVERYAELVARGAEEVSGADLVRRLVASGLRIPAAQRAGKLDKVLTQRFNRLFPGTSPLEREPVVADLLARWSEPHRHYHDRSHLLAVLRAIDVLVRHGEDCGRWTRSVKLAAWFHDAVYRGDPALPEGQDEEDSAVLAEQALSEVGLPDPEIEETARLVRMTATHDPDPGDRTGAVFSDADLEVLGRSRGDYARYLSAVRQDFAHVPDADFATGRAGVVQSLLALDPLYRTTTGARLWERHARRNLSAELHPTARHWTR; encoded by the coding sequence ATGACGGTGCTGATCGATCCGGCGCGGTGGCCGGCCCACGGCACCGTGTTCTCCCACTTGGTCTCGGACCGCTCCCTCGAGGAACTGCACGCCTTCGCGTCGGCGGCCGGCATCTCCCGGCGCGCCTTCGACGGTGACCACTATGACGTCCCCGTGGAGCGCTATGCGGAGCTGGTGGCACGGGGCGCCGAGGAGGTCAGCGGTGCGGATCTGGTCCGCCGGCTCGTGGCCTCCGGACTGCGCATCCCGGCAGCCCAACGGGCAGGCAAGCTGGACAAGGTCCTGACCCAGCGGTTCAATCGGCTGTTTCCCGGGACCTCTCCCCTGGAGCGGGAACCGGTGGTGGCGGATCTGTTGGCCCGGTGGTCCGAGCCGCACCGGCATTACCACGACCGCTCGCACCTGCTCGCCGTGCTCAGAGCCATCGATGTGCTGGTCAGACACGGCGAGGACTGCGGCCGGTGGACGCGCAGCGTGAAGTTGGCCGCCTGGTTTCACGATGCCGTCTACCGTGGCGACCCGGCCCTGCCGGAGGGGCAGGACGAGGAGGACTCCGCCGTGCTGGCCGAACAGGCCCTGTCCGAGGTGGGGCTGCCGGATCCGGAGATCGAGGAGACGGCACGGCTCGTGCGGATGACCGCCACCCATGATCCGGACCCGGGCGACCGGACGGGGGCGGTGTTCAGTGACGCCGACCTGGAGGTGCTGGGCCGCTCCCGGGGGGACTATGCCCGCTACCTCTCGGCCGTGCGCCAGGACTTCGCGCACGTACCCGACGCTGACTTCGCCACCGGGCGGGCCGGCGTCGTCCAGTCCCTGCTGGCCTTGGACCCCCTGTACCGGACCACCACCGGCGCGAGGCTCTGGGAGCGCCATGCCCGGCGGAACCTGTCCGCTGAGCTGCATCCCACCGCGCGGCACTGGACCCGCTGA
- a CDS encoding response regulator transcription factor — MKSKEPEAKLLVVDDEPNIRELLSTSLRFAGFEVVAAANGRDALAAAEKEQPDLAVLDVMLPDMDGFTVTRKLRAAGRHFPVLFLTARDDTEDKVTGLTVGGDDYVTKPFSLDEVVARIRAVLRRTAPAEGDEAILRVDDLELDDDAHEVRRAGEVVELSPTEFKLLRYLMMNPNRVLSKSQILDHVWEYDFNGDASIVESYISYLRRKIDRADLPDMIQTKRGVGYLLRSADKR, encoded by the coding sequence ATGAAGTCAAAGGAACCCGAAGCCAAGCTCCTGGTCGTGGATGACGAGCCGAACATCCGCGAGCTCCTCTCCACCTCCCTGCGGTTCGCCGGATTCGAGGTGGTCGCGGCCGCCAACGGACGTGACGCCCTGGCCGCTGCCGAGAAGGAGCAACCGGACCTGGCCGTGCTGGACGTCATGCTGCCGGACATGGACGGTTTCACCGTGACCCGCAAGCTCCGCGCCGCCGGCCGCCACTTCCCCGTGCTGTTCCTCACTGCCCGTGATGACACGGAGGACAAGGTCACCGGCCTGACCGTCGGCGGGGACGACTACGTCACCAAGCCGTTCTCCCTGGACGAGGTGGTGGCCCGCATCCGCGCCGTGCTGCGCCGCACCGCCCCGGCCGAGGGAGACGAGGCCATCCTCCGCGTGGACGACCTGGAACTCGATGACGACGCCCATGAGGTTCGCCGCGCCGGCGAGGTCGTGGAGCTCTCCCCCACCGAGTTCAAGCTCCTGCGCTACCTGATGATGAACCCCAACCGGGTGCTGTCCAAGTCGCAGATCCTGGACCACGTCTGGGAGTACGACTTCAACGGCGACGCCTCCATCGTGGAGTCCTACATCTCCTACCTGCGCCGCAAGATCGACCGCGCCGACCTGCCGGACATGATCCAGACCAAGCGCGGCGTCGGCTACCTGCTGCGCTCCGCGGACAAGCGCTGA
- a CDS encoding DNA repair helicase XPB — protein MADGPLIVQSDKTVLLEVDHTQATEARHALASFAELERAPEHVHTYRITNLGLWNARAAGVDAERVLDVLLTYSRYPVPHALLLDIDDTMSRYGRLRLENDPVHGLVMRTDDYPVLEEVLHAKKTAEMFGPRINGETVVVHAASRGQLKQQLLKLGWPAEDLAGYVDGTPYPIGLTEVPDTGEVPDAGPAGAQPAEPWRLRPYQRLAVENFWAGGSGVVVLPCGAGKTLVGAGAMATANATTLILVTNTVSARQWKAELLKRTTLTEAEIGEYSGSVKEVRPVTIATYQVLTLKRGGLYPHLELVNGHDWGLIIYDEVHLLPAPIFRMTADLQARRRLGLTATLVREDGRESEVFSLIGPKRYDAPWKDIEAQGYIAPAECIEVRVELPRDERIAYAMAEDADKYRLCSSSDIKLPVVRSLVARHPGEQVLVIGQYLDQLAELGELLEAPVLTGATSVAERQRLFGEFREGRIGVLVVSKVANFSIDLPEASVAIQVSGSYGSRQEEAQRLGRLLRPKEDGKSAHFYTVVSRDTLDQEYAQKRQRFLAEQGYSYTILDAGDLTPG, from the coding sequence GTGGCCGATGGCCCCCTGATCGTCCAGTCGGACAAGACCGTGCTTTTGGAGGTGGACCACACCCAGGCCACCGAGGCCAGGCACGCCCTCGCGTCCTTCGCCGAGCTGGAGCGCGCACCGGAGCACGTACACACCTACCGGATCACGAACCTGGGCCTGTGGAACGCCCGGGCCGCCGGGGTGGATGCCGAACGCGTGCTGGACGTGCTGCTGACCTACTCCCGGTATCCGGTCCCCCATGCCCTGCTGCTGGACATCGACGACACCATGTCCCGCTACGGCCGGCTGCGCCTGGAGAACGACCCGGTCCACGGCCTCGTGATGCGGACGGACGACTACCCCGTGCTCGAGGAGGTGCTGCACGCGAAGAAGACCGCGGAGATGTTCGGACCGCGCATCAACGGGGAGACCGTGGTGGTGCACGCCGCCAGCCGCGGCCAGCTCAAGCAGCAGCTGCTCAAGCTCGGCTGGCCCGCCGAGGACCTCGCCGGCTATGTGGACGGCACCCCCTATCCCATCGGCCTCACCGAGGTGCCGGACACCGGGGAGGTGCCCGACGCCGGCCCGGCCGGCGCCCAGCCCGCGGAACCGTGGCGATTGCGTCCCTACCAGCGCCTGGCGGTGGAGAACTTCTGGGCCGGCGGGTCCGGCGTCGTGGTCCTGCCGTGCGGCGCCGGCAAGACCCTGGTTGGCGCGGGTGCCATGGCCACGGCGAACGCGACCACGCTGATCCTGGTGACCAACACCGTCTCGGCGCGGCAGTGGAAGGCCGAGCTGCTCAAGCGCACCACGTTGACAGAGGCCGAGATCGGCGAGTACTCGGGCTCCGTCAAGGAGGTGCGCCCCGTGACCATTGCGACCTACCAGGTGCTGACCCTGAAGCGCGGCGGCCTCTACCCGCACCTGGAACTGGTGAACGGGCACGACTGGGGGCTGATCATCTATGACGAGGTGCACCTGCTGCCCGCTCCGATCTTCCGGATGACGGCGGACCTGCAGGCCAGGCGCCGGCTCGGGCTGACCGCCACCCTGGTGCGGGAGGACGGTCGGGAGTCCGAGGTGTTCTCCCTGATCGGGCCGAAGCGGTACGACGCCCCGTGGAAGGACATCGAGGCCCAGGGCTACATCGCGCCCGCCGAGTGCATCGAGGTCCGCGTGGAACTGCCGCGGGACGAGCGGATCGCCTACGCGATGGCCGAGGATGCGGACAAGTACCGGCTGTGCTCCTCCTCGGACATCAAGCTGCCGGTGGTGAGGTCTCTGGTGGCCCGGCACCCCGGCGAGCAGGTGCTGGTGATCGGGCAGTACCTGGACCAGCTGGCCGAGTTGGGCGAACTGCTGGAGGCGCCGGTATTGACGGGGGCCACCTCCGTGGCCGAACGCCAGCGGCTCTTCGGCGAGTTCCGCGAGGGCCGGATCGGCGTGCTGGTGGTGTCCAAGGTCGCGAACTTCTCGATCGACCTGCCGGAGGCGTCCGTGGCGATCCAGGTCTCCGGGTCCTACGGGTCCCGGCAGGAGGAGGCCCAGCGGCTGGGTCGGCTGCTGCGGCCCAAGGAGGATGGCAAGTCCGCGCACTTCTACACCGTGGTGTCCCGGGACACCCTGGATCAGGAGTATGCCCAGAAGCGCCAGAGGTTCCTGGCCGAGCAGGGCTACTCGTACACGATCCTGGATGCCGGGGACCTGACGCCGGGCTGA
- a CDS encoding WXG100 family type VII secretion target, whose product MALVQIDTEDLMAKSQAVESSIGRLQTEVNAMEANLRQLQDTWRGQAANNFQAILTEWRATQARVEESLVSIRGAMTHAAQQYLDAETANASMFRG is encoded by the coding sequence ATGGCACTCGTCCAGATCGACACCGAAGACCTCATGGCCAAGAGTCAGGCCGTGGAGTCCTCCATCGGCCGCCTCCAGACCGAGGTGAACGCCATGGAGGCCAACCTCCGTCAGCTCCAGGACACCTGGCGCGGACAGGCAGCCAACAACTTCCAGGCCATCCTCACGGAATGGCGGGCCACCCAGGCCCGGGTGGAGGAGTCCCTCGTGTCCATCCGTGGCGCCATGACCCATGCGGCCCAGCAGTACCTGGACGCCGAGACGGCCAACGCCTCGATGTTCCGCGGCTGA